The Bicyclus anynana chromosome 9, ilBicAnyn1.1, whole genome shotgun sequence DNA window tgcattttaagaaattaaatatcacgtctctgaaacggtgaaagaaaaccaTTGTAAGGCTATGTAAACAGTACTtatactgagaattttcttaattccctaagtgtgtaaagtctgccaatccgcattgggccagtttggtgggctattagcctaaccactctcattctaagaggagactcatgctcaacagtgagctgaatatgcgttgttaatgatgatgctgatgaacTTGAAATTTATTCTATTTCATAGTTAAAAGAGAACTTAAATTAATGGTTAGGTACTCGCTATATACTCGTGtagttttagttacaaatattaaacggcaaaataatttcacatacaaaacattttcattttcagttaAATACCGAAATATTCACTCAATTCACATACAGTCTTGAATATTTTGCAGGCTTTGTGTATTCATAGTTGCCCGTTACGGTAGTTGGCAATTTCCACTGTGAGGAAATACCTAAACTACGTCCTGAAGGCTAGAGTAggcaaatattatttcacaTTACAAAATGACTATGATTTGAatacatcgtcgtcgtcgtcatcaacccatattcggctcactgctgagctcgagtctcctctcagaatgagaggggttaggccaatagtccaccacgctggcccaatgcggattggcagacttcacacactacTACACACgacaagataattctctggtatgcaggtttcctcacgatgttttccttcaccgattgagacacgtgatatttaatttcttaaaatgcacacaactgaaaagttggaggtgcatgcccgggaccggattcgaacccacacccgaacccacaccctccggaatcggaggcagaggtcatatccactaggctatcactgctcttttgAATACATACCTAGACTAAATTTTGGAGTTTTGGAACGTTATTCTATTTTTCCTTCACATCAAAGAAcgtaaagataaaataatacattataataatataggtttTTAACAAGTGTTCTACAGTAGGTatggatttatatttttttaatagaagtCCTTTGACTTTTTCTTCATTAAAGTCTGATGAAGCGAATAATCAAAAAATGTCTTTTTGAACCTATATCAGtattaaatagatataaatTTTGCATGCGTATATAAAATATGGACCTACTTGTGTAAGTAATAATTGTATGTATAAAAAAGCCTATAAAACAAGTCAAAATCGAACGAATAAACCACATTATTCTCCCAAAAATCCTTCCCACGAATAATGGTAAGTCGAATAGATATTCGTATATCAATTAACCTGGAAGTGAAAATCTATTACCGTTCATTACATTTGCAGCCTTGACAATAAATACGTCAACATCAAATTTCCTAACCGTAGCGGCtaactagtataaaatatcatcgcTGCCAAGGCAAAATATCATTCAACAGCTACTTGTCTGACCAACAATGAGAAGCCTTCTGGTGTTGTGTGGGCTCGTGGCCCTCGTGGCCGCCGTCTCCTCCCGGGAGATCGGGGCCAAGGGCGATGCTGATCTGGAGGTGGCGGCGTCTCACCACCACGGCCACCACGGTGGACACCACGAGGGCGGTGGCCACGAGCATCACGGTGACCATCACCACGATCACGATCACCACGACCACAAGGGACACAAGGGACACCATGAGCACCACCACGGACACAAGGGCCATCACCACCACGAAGGTCACAAAGGTCACCACGGTGAGCACGGCGGCCACAAAAAGCACCACCACCACGACGAGGGCTACCATCATCACCACGGCCACGGAGAGAAGGGCCACCACGGGCACGGGCACGACGAGCACGGCCACTGGCACAAGGGCCACGACACGAAGGGCCATCACGGCATCGAACACCACGATGAATTCAAGAAGGACAAGCACTTCCACGACCACCACGGCGAGAAGGGACACCATTCGCACCACGGCGGTCACCATCATGAGGGCGGTCACAAGAAGGGCGGTCACTTCCACCACGGCCACAAACACCACGATCACCACGACCATGACCACGGCAAACACGGCCACCACGAACATGGAGgacaccaccaccaccacaagGGACACCACGGAGAGGACGGCCACCATGAgcatcaccaccatcatcatgaCCATGGCAAGAAGGGCGAACACGGCCACCACAAGCACTGGCACCACAAGGGACACTAAGCCAGTACCAAACATAATGTTAATCGTTGAATTTgttaatttatgttttgttatgtttttactacaacaaataaaaagtttttaaactaattttttttttatttaaaaaacaaaaagtcaaacaaaaatatatattaggtaaaaaaacgaaatttaatataaaaaatatttattgactgGTTATTAAACTCAGATCAAATAAACGAGCAATAGACAATAGGCAAGCAAAGAAACTATTTTCTTTTGTCACcaatttaatacaaattgaACTTGTATTTCGGTGTTCGGGAGATCTAGTTCGAATTTACTTACCAATTAGCAGCATTGcttaacaaataacaaacacctatgaaataaaaatgaactttcagattttgatttaaaaataaatttgaatattggttgtgtttattattttttacaataactaaGTAGAgtgtaatgaaaatattatgaattcccacaaagaaaatacaatttcaaataactattattacaataattacaatttgactataatacaaataactgaaataaataaaaataattaaataaaatttaaaccttaataatatttaaaatctcGCTCGTTATATAACACTCAAAATTTGCATATTTTCATGAGGTAGATACAATGTGCTACTGTACTGTACTACTATAATAACTTTGATGACTATATACGCGTATACCTTACCTACcaactttataaatattttgattaatttcaGTAAAAACTGAGGGAAATTATCATACTCATactcatatttttatttgaaaacttcCTTTCGAAAAACctttgaaaaattcgtttagGTGTACTTTTAAAATTcgaatacttttaaaaaattatatattcttttataGTTTTAGACAATTAAGTCAAAAAgagtcaatataatattaaaatattcgtaCAAGACGAATGATAGTTTCATTTTTGTCGTTTTTGCCAAGTTTCTGTCGAAATTTATATTACATCGAAGATTCGGAAGTGGTTCTTAGAAATGTAATTACATTATAACCGATCAAGTGAACAAAAAACGATAGCTGAGAGGTCAGTTTGCACTAAGAAAGCAGTTTATTCACTGCGCTAGCGACGAACAGTCGTTTCCGTAAGGCAACTGTACGAATaaagcagggtttctcaaagtggggaaACTCTGCTTTATACCATTTGCCGGTAGGGGGtacgcgacaagatttacgtaatggtggctgaATTAGTAGGCACAGGAAGAATATCCCGAACTCTTGAGGCAAAGCGGTGGATATCCTTTATGTTTTGTTACAACATCCAATATGATACGCAACATTGGGCTAACTCCAAgtcataataatgaaaaaaaaaaaaaaacgatattaTGTTGAAATTATACAGAAATTTGTCATAATTTTTGacaataattattgattttaaaatgatttttctcTTTGGCTTTCGTCTTTGGGTGTGTAAGGGGTTCGCTATCTTCTGAAAACTTTAATGGGGGTACGTGAAGCCATTAATTTGAGAAACCTATCTCTAGAAGAATAGACTATAGTTGCTTACTGTTATCAAGTCATACCAGCCTGTAAGAAATTCAGGAGATCCGACGACTTATGGGAGGCTATtatgtaacgatattttttatcacttcgacagtgtgagcttcAAATTCGcatctctctgtctatagtatcatgttagacagagagagatagaggtgaattcgaaactcgcacttgcgagttatacaaaacatcattacagaataggcctccAGATGCCGGCTCTACAGTGAGCAAACGCATGCTTgaattgacaaactttcagcttttcaTAATCACAAAGGTCTGGCTCATACACACAGGCTCTACATTGGACAAATATCAATGAGGAGAGATATTATCAAATTATTACAGAACTCCTCACACAAGGCTAGTAGCACACATTAAgcaaaatggatttttaatagatagtcAGTAAGTAGACTTTGTATTGGTTTT harbors:
- the LOC112043886 gene encoding histidine-rich glycoprotein-like, producing the protein MRSLLVLCGLVALVAAVSSREIGAKGDADLEVAASHHHGHHGGHHEGGGHEHHGDHHHDHDHHDHKGHKGHHEHHHGHKGHHHHEGHKGHHGEHGGHKKHHHHDEGYHHHHGHGEKGHHGHGHDEHGHWHKGHDTKGHHGIEHHDEFKKDKHFHDHHGEKGHHSHHGGHHHEGGHKKGGHFHHGHKHHDHHDHDHGKHGHHEHGGHHHHHKGHHGEDGHHEHHHHHHDHGKKGEHGHHKHWHHKGH